The Scyliorhinus canicula chromosome 20, sScyCan1.1, whole genome shotgun sequence genome has a window encoding:
- the LOC119955110 gene encoding pleckstrin homology-like domain family A member 1, with amino-acid sequence MVRMLEGSGEVMKEGVLEKRSEGLLQLWKKKHCVLTGEGLILLRPKQYLEQYLHQDTPPGAKHSCSGKELHFGDMKTVDSVERKGKHMYFTVVMADKRELDFRCPQDAGWNALITLGMVQYKNRRAMEAVQSSRQKLAQRGIGTGFHHTGIHNTA; translated from the coding sequence ATGGTCAGGAtgttggaggggagtggggaggtaaTGAAAGAAGGAGTGTTGGAGAAGAGGAGCGAAGGTCTGCTCCAGCTCTGGAAGAAGAAACACTGCGTTCTGACCGGGGAAGGTCTCATTCTCCTCCGTCCCAAGCAGTACCTGGAGCAGTATCTGCACCAGGACACACCGCCTGGGGCCAAGCACAGCTGCAGCGGCAAAGAGCTCCACTTTGGAGACATGAAGACGGTGGACAGCGTGGAGAGGAAGGGCAAGCACATGTACTTCACGGTGGTGATGGCggacaagagggagctggactttCGGTGCCCCCAGGACGCGGGCTGGAATGCCCTCATCACCCTGGGCATGGTGCAGTACAAGAACCGTAGGGCCATGGAAGCAGTGCAATCCAGTCGCCAGAAGCTGGCACAGCGGGGCATTGGCACCGGGTTCCACCATACCGGGATCCACAACACCGCATGA